The Geothrix sp. genome window below encodes:
- the secY gene encoding preprotein translocase subunit SecY, with product MNRLRNLFAIPELRKRLLFTLILLAIYRLGVHVSVPGVNAENLSAALKRGGGGLFDVVDLFSGGAFKKFSVFALGIAPYITASIVLQLMGAVVPYLENLQKKEGEAGRQKINQWTRYLTVFLAFVQGMGIASLAQSQNAPGLEVVTSSMSPTAFRLLAAFTLSVGTLFVMWIGEQITERGIGNGISLLIFAGIVAGLPQAVTTLTVMISQSLRNAPNVPPPGIFILLIAAMIVVLLAVVLVENAYRRIPIHYARRADSAGMSSQRSSYMPLKLNTAGVMPVIFASSVIFFPATIAQFTRWEWLAKVAAYLSPQTHFWIYTPVFVGVVIFFAFFYTSIVFNPDETAENMKRSGGYIPGIRPGKETSIFMDSILSKLTFVGAIYLALVSLVPLLITNNIQGLNFYFGGTSLLIVVGVAMDSAAQLESLLVMRRYDGFLEKGRIRGRSTRRGEA from the coding sequence ATGAACCGCCTCAGGAACCTCTTCGCCATCCCGGAGCTGCGCAAGCGGCTCCTCTTCACCCTGATCCTCCTGGCCATCTACCGCCTGGGGGTGCACGTCAGCGTGCCCGGGGTGAACGCCGAGAACCTGTCCGCCGCGCTGAAGCGCGGCGGTGGCGGGCTCTTCGACGTCGTTGACCTGTTCTCCGGTGGTGCGTTCAAGAAGTTCTCGGTCTTTGCCCTCGGCATCGCTCCCTACATCACGGCCAGCATCGTGCTGCAGTTGATGGGGGCCGTGGTGCCCTATCTGGAGAACCTCCAGAAGAAGGAAGGCGAAGCCGGCCGCCAGAAGATCAACCAGTGGACCCGCTACCTGACGGTATTCCTGGCCTTCGTCCAGGGCATGGGCATCGCCTCCCTAGCCCAGAGCCAGAACGCCCCCGGCCTCGAAGTCGTGACCTCCTCGATGTCCCCGACGGCCTTCCGGCTGCTGGCGGCCTTCACGCTCTCTGTCGGCACGCTCTTCGTCATGTGGATCGGCGAGCAGATCACCGAGCGCGGCATCGGCAACGGCATCTCCCTGCTGATCTTCGCCGGCATCGTGGCGGGTCTACCCCAGGCCGTCACCACCCTGACCGTGATGATCTCCCAGTCCCTGAGGAACGCCCCGAATGTCCCGCCCCCGGGCATCTTCATCCTGCTCATCGCGGCGATGATCGTGGTGCTGCTGGCCGTGGTGCTGGTGGAAAACGCCTACCGGCGCATCCCCATCCACTACGCCCGCCGGGCCGATTCGGCCGGCATGTCCAGCCAGCGCAGTTCCTACATGCCCCTGAAGCTGAACACCGCGGGCGTGATGCCCGTCATCTTCGCCAGTTCGGTGATCTTCTTCCCCGCCACCATCGCCCAGTTCACCCGCTGGGAGTGGCTGGCCAAGGTCGCGGCCTACCTCAGCCCGCAGACCCACTTCTGGATCTACACGCCGGTCTTCGTGGGCGTGGTGATCTTCTTCGCCTTCTTCTACACCAGCATCGTCTTCAATCCCGATGAGACCGCCGAGAACATGAAGCGGTCCGGGGGTTACATCCCCGGCATCCGACCGGGCAAGGAAACCAGCATCTTCATGGATAGCATCCTGTCGAAGCTGACCTTCGTGGGCGCCATCTACCTCGCCCTCGTCTCCCTGGTGCCCCTGCTCATCACCAACAACATCCAGGGCCTCAACTTCTACTTTGGCGGCACCAGCCTGCTGATCGTGGTGGGTGTGGCCATGGACAGCGCGGCCCAGTTGGAAAGCCTGCTGGTCATGCGCCGCTACGACGGATTCCTCGAGAAGGGCCGCATTCGCGGCCGCTCCACTCGCCGGGGTGAGGCATGA
- the infA gene encoding translation initiation factor IF-1, with the protein MSKEEAIELEATVVEALPNAVFRVELENKHQVLAHISGKMRKNFIRILPGDRVLVEVTPYDLTRGRIIYRFK; encoded by the coding sequence TTGAGCAAAGAAGAAGCCATTGAGCTCGAAGCCACAGTGGTCGAGGCCTTGCCGAACGCGGTGTTCCGGGTCGAACTGGAGAACAAACACCAGGTGCTGGCGCACATCAGCGGAAAGATGCGCAAGAACTTCATCCGCATCCTTCCCGGTGACCGGGTTCTCGTCGAGGTGACCCCTTACGACCTCACCCGTGGCCGCATCATCTACCGATTCAAGTAA
- the rpsM gene encoding 30S ribosomal protein S13, which translates to MARISGIDLPIGKRIEIALTYIFGIGRAKAHSILTRAKVDFGTKVRDLTEDEVGRIRRVITAEETVEGDLRKNISLDIKRLMDIGCYRGLRHRKGLPVRGQRTHTNARTRKGKRRTVAGKKK; encoded by the coding sequence ATGGCACGCATCTCAGGTATTGATCTGCCCATCGGCAAGCGCATCGAGATCGCGCTCACCTACATTTTCGGCATCGGGCGCGCCAAGGCGCACAGCATCCTGACCCGCGCCAAGGTCGATTTCGGCACCAAGGTGCGCGATCTGACCGAGGACGAGGTCGGCCGCATCCGCCGCGTCATCACCGCCGAGGAGACGGTGGAGGGCGACCTCCGCAAGAACATCTCCCTCGACATCAAGCGGCTCATGGACATCGGCTGCTATCGCGGCCTGCGCCACCGGAAGGGCCTCCCCGTCCGTGGTCAGCGCACGCATACCAACGCCCGCACCCGCAAGGGCAAGCGACGCACCGTAGCCGGCAAGAAGAAGTAA
- the rpmJ gene encoding 50S ribosomal protein L36, with translation MKVRPSIKKLCEHCKVVRREGINRIICKKNPKHKQRQG, from the coding sequence ATGAAAGTACGGCCCTCCATCAAGAAGCTGTGCGAGCACTGCAAAGTGGTCCGGCGCGAAGGCATCAACCGGATCATCTGCAAGAAGAACCCCAAGCACAAGCAGCGTCAGGGTTAA
- the rplQ gene encoding 50S ribosomal protein L17: protein MRHNVSGKRLGRTTNQRKALMKNLATALIESERIETTLVKAKELRSYVEPFITLAKTDSVANRRLAMARLGSKDAVQKLFGADFRKRFESRPGGYTRILKMAHRLGDAADMALIEFVDYTLPEPKAEDGE from the coding sequence ATGCGTCACAACGTTTCCGGCAAGCGCCTGGGCCGCACCACCAACCAGCGCAAGGCCCTCATGAAGAACCTCGCGACCGCTCTCATCGAGAGCGAGCGCATCGAAACCACCCTCGTGAAGGCGAAGGAACTCCGCAGCTATGTGGAGCCCTTCATCACCCTCGCGAAGACGGACTCCGTGGCCAACCGTCGTCTGGCGATGGCCCGTCTCGGAAGCAAGGACGCCGTCCAGAAGCTCTTCGGCGCCGACTTCCGCAAGCGTTTCGAAAGCCGCCCCGGCGGCTACACCCGCATCCTCAAGATGGCCCATCGCCTCGGCGATGCGGCTGACATGGCCCTCATCGAGTTCGTGGACTACACCCTCCCCGAGCCCAAGGCCGAGGACGGCGAGTAG
- a CDS encoding metallophosphoesterase family protein, whose translation MRIALLADIHANRRALEACLVHARSAGADRLVFLGDYVGYGAEPNAVLDRLMVETARGAIAVAGNHDQAVAEERESMVPDAETAMAWTRGQLGPEAREFLSSLPLRFEDESRLYVHASPQTYPPWIYIREGRDARRALEASRSQTVFCGHTHLPALHGITATGQLVSFDPVPGVPIPLPRHRRWLTVVGAVGQSRDGNPAAAYALLDTTRSEITHLRVPYDVQAAATAILDAGLPPALATRLLKGH comes from the coding sequence ATGCGCATCGCCCTCCTGGCCGACATCCACGCCAACCGGCGCGCGCTCGAGGCCTGCCTGGTTCACGCCCGCTCGGCTGGCGCGGATCGCCTCGTGTTTCTGGGCGACTATGTGGGTTACGGTGCCGAACCGAACGCGGTCCTGGATCGGCTCATGGTGGAAACGGCGCGCGGGGCCATCGCCGTGGCGGGCAATCACGACCAGGCCGTGGCGGAGGAGCGCGAATCCATGGTCCCGGATGCCGAGACGGCCATGGCCTGGACCCGCGGCCAGCTGGGCCCCGAGGCGCGGGAGTTCCTGTCGAGCCTGCCGCTGCGCTTCGAGGACGAATCCCGCCTCTATGTCCACGCCAGCCCCCAGACCTACCCGCCCTGGATCTACATCCGTGAGGGGCGGGATGCCCGGCGCGCCCTGGAGGCCAGCCGCTCTCAAACCGTTTTCTGCGGCCACACCCATCTGCCCGCCCTTCATGGGATCACCGCCACCGGTCAACTGGTCTCCTTCGATCCCGTTCCCGGCGTTCCCATTCCCCTGCCCCGCCACCGCCGCTGGCTGACCGTGGTGGGCGCGGTGGGCCAGTCGCGGGATGGCAATCCGGCCGCTGCCTATGCCCTGCTGGACACCACCCGGTCCGAGATCACGCATCTGCGCGTGCCCTACGATGTCCAGGCCGCCGCGACCGCCATCCTGGACGCCGGCCTCCCGCCGGCCCTCGCGACCCGCCTCCTGAAGGGACACTGA
- a CDS encoding bifunctional serine/threonine-protein kinase/universal stress protein — MRIRPGLILDGFHIGERLHRGGMAELWTASRPDLDFPLLVKLPVLSEGVDPAAIVGFEMERMILPRLSGLHVPRFIAQGDAGLQPYLVMERIPGPSLLPMLEHLPLPWEEVAALGIRIAVALDDLHRQHVIHLDVKPSNLLTRPTGDLVLVDFGLSHHDELPDLMGEEFRLPYGTAPYMAPEQVLGLRRDPRSDQFALGVLLYFFLTGVRPFGDPQRLSGLKRRLWRDPVPPRRLRPDCPAWLQEVILRCLEVHPAWRYPTAAHLALALQHPDQITLTARSEKRRQDPFATVLRRRFADHQLAIPKAKTPVRHDGDAPILAVAIDLSPEAAPIAETLRTMVARMLPALPGARVACVNVLKQGRITLDQTLDDQGRNIHLQRLAELRGWATPLELEDGRISFHVLESTDPAAAILQYVSANLVDHLLIGARASSLRRTLLGSVSSQVAAQAPCTVTVARSRRLRRADPGQEAEEKPDVPWTVG; from the coding sequence ATGCGGATCCGGCCTGGCCTCATCCTGGATGGCTTCCACATCGGGGAGCGCCTCCACCGGGGCGGCATGGCGGAACTCTGGACCGCGTCCCGGCCTGACCTGGACTTCCCCTTGCTGGTGAAGCTGCCGGTGCTCAGCGAAGGCGTGGATCCCGCCGCCATCGTCGGCTTCGAGATGGAGCGGATGATCCTTCCGCGGCTGTCGGGCCTCCATGTGCCCCGCTTCATCGCCCAGGGCGATGCGGGGCTCCAGCCCTACCTCGTCATGGAGCGGATTCCCGGCCCTTCGCTGCTGCCCATGCTGGAGCACCTTCCCCTGCCCTGGGAAGAGGTCGCGGCCCTGGGCATCCGCATCGCCGTGGCCCTCGACGACCTCCATCGGCAGCATGTCATCCACCTCGATGTGAAGCCCTCCAACCTGCTCACCCGCCCCACGGGCGACCTGGTGTTGGTGGACTTCGGCCTCTCCCACCACGATGAGCTGCCGGACCTGATGGGCGAGGAGTTCCGCCTCCCGTACGGCACCGCCCCCTACATGGCCCCGGAACAGGTGCTGGGCCTGCGCCGGGATCCCCGGAGCGACCAGTTCGCCCTGGGGGTGTTGCTGTATTTCTTCCTGACCGGCGTGCGCCCCTTCGGAGATCCGCAGCGCCTCTCCGGCCTGAAGCGGCGGCTGTGGCGCGATCCCGTCCCGCCCCGCCGGCTGCGCCCGGATTGCCCCGCCTGGCTGCAGGAGGTCATCCTGCGCTGCCTCGAAGTGCACCCGGCCTGGCGCTACCCCACGGCCGCCCACCTCGCCCTGGCCCTGCAGCACCCCGATCAGATCACCCTGACCGCCCGCTCGGAAAAACGGAGGCAGGATCCCTTCGCCACCGTCCTCCGGCGCCGTTTCGCCGACCACCAACTCGCCATCCCCAAGGCCAAGACGCCGGTGCGGCATGACGGGGACGCCCCGATCCTCGCCGTGGCCATCGACCTGTCCCCCGAGGCCGCCCCCATCGCTGAGACGCTCCGCACCATGGTGGCCCGCATGCTTCCCGCCCTGCCCGGCGCGCGCGTGGCCTGCGTGAATGTGCTCAAGCAGGGCCGGATCACCCTGGACCAGACCCTGGATGACCAGGGCCGCAACATCCACCTCCAGCGCCTGGCCGAGCTCCGGGGCTGGGCCACGCCCCTGGAGCTGGAGGACGGCCGAATCAGCTTCCATGTGCTGGAATCGACGGATCCGGCGGCCGCCATCCTGCAGTATGTGAGCGCCAACCTCGTGGATCACCTGCTGATCGGCGCCCGGGCCAGCTCCCTGCGGCGCACGCTGCTCGGCAGCGTCTCCAGCCAGGTGGCAGCCCAGGCGCCCTGCACCGTGACCGTGGCCCGCTCCCGCCGCCTGCGGAGGGCGGATCCCGGTCAGGAAGCCGAAGAGAAGCCCGATGTCCCCTGGACCGTGGGCTGA
- a CDS encoding adenylate kinase → MSLTANILLGAPGSGKGTQAKRLVETFSLTHLSTGDILRDAVSKGTEIGLRAKAIMAEGKLVDDDTVNGLVFARLLDETSDVLFDGYPRTLQQAQALEDFLSSKGMALGSVVLVDVPQEVLEARVVGRRVCSNNACGAIYHLESKPPKQAGVCDLCGSPLKHRSDDTSEAFQSRMGEFHSTFQPLLGFYKHRPNFRSVDGNRAPELVFESLRHVFGERA, encoded by the coding sequence ATGAGCCTCACCGCGAACATCCTCCTCGGGGCCCCCGGCTCCGGGAAGGGCACCCAGGCCAAACGCCTGGTGGAAACATTCTCTTTGACTCACCTGTCAACCGGTGACATTCTGAGAGATGCCGTCTCGAAAGGGACGGAGATCGGCCTGAGGGCGAAAGCCATCATGGCCGAAGGAAAACTGGTGGACGACGACACCGTCAACGGCCTTGTCTTCGCGCGGCTGCTGGACGAGACCTCTGATGTGTTGTTCGACGGCTACCCACGAACCTTGCAACAAGCTCAAGCTCTGGAAGACTTCCTCTCCTCCAAGGGCATGGCGCTGGGCTCCGTGGTGCTGGTCGATGTCCCCCAGGAGGTCTTGGAAGCCCGTGTGGTGGGCCGACGCGTATGCAGCAACAATGCCTGCGGCGCCATCTACCACCTGGAATCCAAGCCCCCCAAGCAAGCCGGTGTCTGCGACCTGTGCGGAAGTCCCCTGAAGCACCGTTCCGACGACACCTCCGAGGCCTTCCAGAGCCGGATGGGCGAGTTCCACTCGACCTTCCAGCCCCTTCTGGGCTTCTACAAGCATCGGCCGAACTTCCGGAGCGTGGATGGCAATCGCGCGCCGGAGCTGGTGTTTGAATCGCTGCGTCACGTCTTCGGAGAACGCGCTTGA
- a CDS encoding DNA-directed RNA polymerase subunit alpha yields the protein MLNLSDFQRPRFAEVTPGSLTDSYGEFVAYPFERGFATTVGHSLRRVLLSSIQGAAVTNVRIKGVMHEFTTLPGVWEDITHVLLNLKEVPFKLHSSEPQTVTISAKGEGAVTSAAIRCNQNVEVVDPNIHIATLGEEGELEIEMVVRLGRGFVTADRNHDESLGLGFIPMDANHSPIIRVNYIVEPARVGQSTDYEKLTLQVWTNGAVNPKEAVSDAALILRDHFLVFARQDEDFTEMEMGTATLGAEAANTWLGKSVEELELSVRANNCLRNANITTIGELVQRTEAELMKTKNFGKKSLQEIKDELARIGLSLGMRLEQEV from the coding sequence ATGCTGAACCTCAGCGATTTCCAGAGGCCGCGATTCGCGGAGGTGACCCCCGGGTCCCTCACCGACTCCTACGGGGAGTTCGTGGCCTACCCCTTCGAGCGTGGCTTCGCCACGACCGTCGGGCACAGCCTGCGTCGGGTGCTGCTCAGCAGCATCCAGGGCGCGGCCGTGACGAATGTCCGGATCAAGGGCGTCATGCACGAGTTCACGACCCTTCCCGGGGTCTGGGAGGACATCACTCATGTCCTTCTGAACCTCAAGGAAGTGCCCTTCAAGCTGCACAGCAGCGAGCCCCAGACGGTGACCATCTCCGCCAAGGGTGAGGGCGCGGTGACTTCCGCCGCCATCCGCTGCAACCAGAATGTGGAGGTCGTGGATCCCAACATCCACATCGCCACCCTGGGCGAGGAAGGCGAGCTGGAGATCGAGATGGTGGTCCGCCTGGGCCGCGGTTTCGTCACTGCGGACCGCAACCACGATGAGAGCCTGGGCCTCGGGTTCATCCCCATGGATGCCAACCACAGCCCCATCATCCGGGTGAACTACATCGTCGAACCCGCCCGCGTGGGCCAGAGCACCGACTACGAGAAGCTCACGCTCCAGGTGTGGACCAACGGCGCCGTCAACCCCAAGGAAGCCGTTTCCGACGCGGCCCTCATCCTGCGCGACCACTTCCTCGTGTTCGCCCGCCAGGACGAGGACTTCACCGAGATGGAGATGGGCACCGCGACCCTGGGTGCCGAAGCCGCCAACACCTGGCTGGGCAAGTCCGTCGAGGAGCTCGAGCTCTCCGTCCGGGCGAACAACTGCCTCCGCAACGCGAACATCACCACCATCGGCGAGCTGGTCCAGCGGACCGAGGCTGAGCTGATGAAAACCAAGAACTTCGGCAAGAAGTCGCTCCAGGAGATCAAGGACGAGCTCGCTCGTATCGGCCTCTCCCTCGGCATGCGGCTCGAGCAGGAAGTGTAA
- the rpsK gene encoding 30S ribosomal protein S11 — MAKTQTRTAGKKVVKKKEKKNVPHGVAHVQASFNNTIISISDPMGNMLCWASSGNQNFRGTRKGTPFAAQVAAGIAAEAAKEQGVRSVDVRVKGPGAGRESAIRALNAAGIQVTSIRDVTPIPHNGCRPPKRRRV, encoded by the coding sequence ATGGCCAAGACTCAGACCCGGACCGCCGGTAAAAAGGTGGTCAAGAAGAAGGAAAAGAAGAACGTTCCCCATGGCGTGGCTCACGTCCAGGCGTCCTTCAACAACACGATCATCTCCATCTCCGATCCGATGGGGAACATGCTCTGCTGGGCTTCCAGCGGCAACCAGAACTTCCGCGGGACCCGCAAGGGCACGCCCTTCGCCGCCCAGGTGGCCGCCGGCATCGCTGCCGAGGCCGCCAAGGAGCAGGGCGTCCGTTCGGTCGATGTCCGCGTCAAGGGCCCCGGTGCCGGCCGTGAGAGCGCGATCCGCGCCCTCAACGCCGCAGGCATCCAGGTGACCAGCATCCGCGACGTCACCCCCATCCCCCACAACGGCTGCCGGCCGCCCAAGCGGCGCCGGGTTTAA
- a CDS encoding MFS transporter produces MAIATEQVATRTPLTKEERMVIVASSVGTVFEWYDFYLYATLAPFFATLFFPKGNDTAALLSAFAAYAAGFLVRPFGALVFGRIGDLIGRKYTFLVTIVVMGLSTFGVGLLPTFASIGWLAPIIMVTLRLLQGLALGGEYGGAATYVAEHSAHDRRGYNTSWIQTTATVGFFLCLGIILACRMSMAKEAFASWGWRIPFWMSIFLLGVSVWIRLKLHESPVFTKMKAEGKTSKAPLSDSFLKYPNNKYALLALLGATAGQGVVWYTGQFYALFFMQITLKLDFATTYLLIGASLALGTPFFIFFGWLSDKIGRLKIILAGCLIGALTFFPLFKALTHYVNPALETFQNTTVITVAGDPKDETFNLFVGPWSKFSELDRVNDFFGKQGLNFTKVAPEPGKKVVASIQGKNPSTGEVTTTRVEGWSATSEGALKKALTDLGYPKEADKSKVNYPMTLLILFVMLIYVTMVYGPIAAFLVELFPTNIRYTSMSLPYHIGNGWFGGMLPLIATAIVALKGNIYYGLWYPVIVALMTVVIGFLFLKETKDRDISTYQH; encoded by the coding sequence ATGGCAATCGCAACTGAACAAGTCGCAACGAGGACCCCACTCACCAAGGAAGAACGCATGGTGATCGTGGCATCGTCCGTGGGGACGGTGTTCGAGTGGTACGACTTCTACCTCTATGCAACCCTGGCCCCCTTCTTCGCGACCCTCTTCTTCCCCAAGGGAAACGATACGGCGGCCCTGCTCTCGGCCTTTGCGGCCTACGCCGCGGGCTTCCTGGTGCGTCCCTTCGGCGCGCTGGTATTCGGGCGCATCGGTGATCTGATCGGCCGCAAGTACACCTTCCTCGTGACCATCGTCGTGATGGGCCTCTCCACCTTCGGCGTCGGCCTCCTGCCGACCTTCGCGAGCATCGGTTGGCTGGCTCCCATCATCATGGTCACCCTGCGCCTGCTGCAGGGCCTGGCCCTGGGGGGGGAATACGGGGGCGCGGCCACCTATGTGGCGGAACACTCCGCTCACGACCGCCGTGGCTACAACACCAGCTGGATCCAGACCACGGCCACCGTGGGCTTCTTCCTCTGCCTCGGGATCATCCTCGCCTGCCGCATGTCCATGGCCAAGGAGGCCTTCGCTTCCTGGGGCTGGCGCATCCCCTTCTGGATGTCCATCTTCCTCCTCGGCGTGTCCGTCTGGATCCGCCTGAAGCTGCACGAGTCCCCCGTCTTCACCAAGATGAAGGCCGAAGGCAAGACCTCCAAGGCACCCCTGAGCGACAGCTTCCTGAAGTACCCCAACAACAAGTACGCGCTGCTGGCCCTTCTCGGCGCCACCGCGGGCCAGGGTGTGGTGTGGTACACCGGCCAGTTCTACGCGCTGTTCTTCATGCAGATCACCCTGAAGCTGGACTTCGCCACGACCTACCTCCTCATCGGCGCGTCGCTGGCCCTGGGAACGCCCTTCTTCATCTTCTTCGGCTGGTTGTCGGACAAGATCGGCCGCCTGAAGATCATCCTGGCGGGCTGCCTCATCGGTGCGCTCACCTTCTTCCCCCTGTTCAAGGCCCTCACCCACTATGTGAACCCGGCCCTGGAGACCTTCCAGAACACCACCGTCATCACCGTGGCCGGCGATCCCAAGGACGAGACCTTCAACCTCTTCGTCGGGCCCTGGAGCAAGTTCTCCGAGCTGGACCGGGTGAACGACTTCTTCGGCAAGCAGGGCCTCAACTTCACCAAGGTCGCCCCTGAGCCCGGGAAGAAGGTTGTCGCCAGCATCCAGGGCAAGAATCCCAGCACCGGGGAAGTCACCACCACCCGCGTCGAGGGCTGGAGCGCCACTTCGGAAGGGGCTCTAAAGAAGGCCCTGACGGACCTCGGCTATCCCAAGGAAGCGGACAAGTCCAAGGTCAACTATCCGATGACCCTCCTGATCCTGTTCGTCATGCTCATCTATGTGACGATGGTCTACGGGCCCATCGCGGCGTTCCTGGTGGAGCTTTTCCCCACGAACATCCGCTACACCTCCATGTCGCTGCCCTACCACATCGGCAACGGCTGGTTCGGCGGCATGCTGCCCCTTATCGCCACGGCCATCGTGGCCCTGAAGGGCAACATCTACTACGGACTCTGGTATCCCGTCATCGTCGCCCTCATGACGGTGGTGATCGGCTTCCTCTTCCTCAAGGAAACCAAGGACCGGGATATCAGCACCTATCAGCACTGA
- the rpsD gene encoding 30S ribosomal protein S4 — translation MARYTDAVCRLCRREGMKLYLKGERCFKEKCSFETRKGKLPGQHGAGKIKKPTGYALQLREKQKVKRIYGVLEKQFRHYFEKADAKKGVTGHNLLGFLECRLDNVVYRLGFASSRSAARQMVMHGHVLVGGKRVDIPSFQVKPGQAVELGTRAKENDGVKSSVETSAGRGIPKWLSLDATAFKGQVLAAPTREDITLDINEQLIVELYSK, via the coding sequence ATGGCACGTTACACAGACGCCGTTTGCCGCCTCTGCCGCCGCGAGGGCATGAAGCTTTATCTCAAGGGCGAGCGCTGCTTCAAGGAGAAGTGCTCGTTCGAAACCCGCAAGGGCAAGCTCCCCGGCCAGCACGGCGCGGGGAAGATCAAGAAGCCCACCGGCTACGCCCTCCAGCTTCGCGAGAAGCAGAAGGTGAAGCGCATCTACGGGGTGCTCGAGAAGCAGTTCCGTCACTACTTCGAGAAGGCCGATGCCAAGAAGGGCGTCACCGGCCACAACCTGCTCGGGTTCCTCGAGTGCCGCCTGGACAATGTGGTCTATCGCCTGGGCTTCGCGTCCAGCCGGTCTGCCGCGCGCCAGATGGTCATGCACGGTCATGTGCTGGTCGGCGGCAAGCGGGTGGACATCCCCTCCTTCCAGGTGAAGCCTGGCCAGGCGGTGGAGCTGGGCACCCGCGCCAAGGAGAACGACGGCGTCAAGTCCTCCGTCGAAACCTCCGCCGGCCGCGGCATTCCGAAGTGGCTTTCCCTGGACGCCACCGCCTTCAAGGGCCAGGTGCTTGCCGCGCCGACCCGCGAGGACATCACTCTGGACATCAACGAGCAGCTGATCGTTGAACTGTATTCCAAGTAA